The Caballeronia sp. Lep1P3 genome segment GGCTGGACGCTGCGTGTATCAGGGATTCTTTCCACTCGATCGTTCATTACGTGGGGGTGTTGGATGTCAAAGTCCTCAAAGTCCGGTTCCGACAATGGCGCGGCGATGTCGTCGCTCAGCCCGTTCGAACTGAAGGACGAACTCATCAAGGCGGCGGGCGGCGGCGTGGTGGAGCGCCCCGCGAATGTCGCCATGCTCAACGCGGGGCGCGGCAATCCGAACTTTCTCGCGACGATACCGCGCCACGGTTTCTGGCAGCTCGGTCTCTTCGCGATGCGCGAGTCCGAGCGCTCGTTCGCCTACATGCCCGAAGGCATCGGCGGTTTTCCGAAGCATGAAGGACTCGAGGAGCGCTTCGAAATCTTCGCGCGCGAGAACCGGGGCACGCCGGGCATCGACTTCCTGTTCGGCGCGGTGTCGTATGTGCGCGATCAGCTCGGGCTCAACGCGGGCGACTTTCTGTACGAGATGTGCGAGGGCATTCTGGCCTCGAACTATCCGGTGCCCGACCGCATGCTGAAGCTCTCGGAAGTGATCGTCGGGCAATATTTGCGGCGCGAGATGATCGGCAAGTATCCATTCGTCGGCGAATTCGATTTATTCGCGGTCGAAGGCGGCACGGCGGCGATGACGTACATCTTCAACACGATGCGCGAGAACTTCCTCATCAAGCAGGGCGACACCATTGCGCTCGGCATGCCGATCTTCACGCCCTACATCGAGATTCCGCATCTGAACGACTACAAGCTCGAAGTCGTGAATCTGAACGCGGATGTCGCGCAAGGCTGGCAATACTCGAAGGAAGAGCTGGACAAGTTGCGCGATCCGAAAATCAAGGCGTTCTTTCTCGTCAATCCGAGCAATCCGCCTTCGGTGAAGATGGACGATGAAAGCCTCGAATACATCGCGGAAATCGTGAAGGAAAGGCCCGATCTCATTCTTCTCACCGACGACGTCTACGGCACGTTCGCCGACGATTTCGTGTCGCTCTTCGCGCTGTGCCCGAAGAACACGATCCTCGTGTACTCGTATTCGAAGTACTTCGGCGCGACGGGCTGGCGGCTCGGCACCATCGCGACGCATCGCGAGAACGTGTTCGACGAACTGCTGGCCGCGCTGCCGGCGGAACAGAAGGCGATTCTGCACGAGCGCTACGAGTCCATCACGACGGAGCCGGAAAGCCTCAAGTTCATCGACCGTCTCGTGGCCGACAGCCGCACCGTCGCGCTGAATCACACGGCGGGTCTTTCCACGCCGCAGCAGGTGCAGATGGTGCTGTTCTCCCTTTTCTCGCTGATGGACACGCCCGATGCGTACAAGAACGCGCTCAAGCGGCTGATCCGCAACCGCAAGCAGGCGCTGTATCGCGAGATCGGCATTCCGCTCGAAGACGGCGACGCGAATCTCGTCGATTACTACACCATCCTCGACATGGAATATCTCGGCGAGCGCATGCACGGACGCGAGTACGTCGAATGGCTGATGAAGAACACGAAGCCGGGCGAACTGCTTTTCCGGCTCGCGAAGGAAGCGCGCGTGGTGCTGTTGCCGGGTCGCGGCTTCGGCACGCAGCATCCGTCGGGGCGCGTGTCGCTCGCGAATCTGAACGAGAGCGACTACATGGCGATTGGCCGCGCGATCCGCAGAATGATGGACGAGCACGTCGCGCAGTTCCAGGCGCAGAACGGCAAGAAGAGCAAGTGACAAAAGAATCGGGCCGCGAAAAGCGGCCCGATTTTCATGCGTCAGTCAAAGCGGCGTTGCTCGCTCAGAACTTGTGACGCATGCCGATGCGAAACGCGAGCTGGTTGTTCTCCCCCGCGCCCGACGTCCCGAAGTAGCTCGTCGCGGAGCCGATCTGCGCCTGGTTCTCGACACCGTTGTTCGCACCCGATGCCTTCTGATAGATCGCGAGCAGGTACACGTCGGTGCGCTTGCTGAGCGCGTAGTCGGCGCTCGCGTCGATCTGATGCCAGTGGCCCTTGAACGCATCCGACAGGTTCATGTACGTGTAGCCGAGACCCGCCGTGATGGCCGGCGTCACCGCGTACTTGCCGCCGATTTCATACGCGTTGAACTTCGAGCTTGCGCCCGCGATCGGCTCGAAGCGCGTATTCGTCCAGAGGCCGAAGACGGTCGCCGCGCCGAGCGTGTAGTTCGCGCCCACGCCGAAGGTGCGCAGGTCCTTCGCGCCGCCCGTCGCGATATTCGCGATGCTCGTGCTGAACGCAGGCGTCGATGCGCCCGGATAGTGGATGTCGGTGTATGCCGCGCCCACGCCGAGCGGACCGGCCTTGTAGTTCAGGCCGAAGCTGTATGCGCGCGACGAACCGGCGACGGTCGTCGTGCCGACGGTCGTGTTGGGCGTGCCCGCGAACGCGCCCGCCTGATTCGAGAAGCCGTACATCGCGCCGAAGGTCACGCCGTAGAAGCTCGCGCTGCTGAACTTCACCGCGTTGTTGATGCGGCTCGACGTGAGTTGATCCACGTCGTTGATGTGATACGCGTAGTTGCCCGCGACCGTCTGGCCGCCGATCGAATAGGCGGAGCCGAGATAGTCGGTCGAGAACGAATACTGACGGCCGAACGTGAGCGAGCCGACGTCGTTCTTCGCGAGACCGACATACGCCTGACGGCCGAATTCC includes the following:
- a CDS encoding porin; the protein is MKKNLLATAAFAAFAALASSAHAQSSVTLYGIIDAGISYANNSATRTGSDHIFKYDDGVAQGSRWGLRGSEDLGGGLKAIFTLENGFNSGTGALGQGGAEFGRQAYVGLAKNDVGSLTFGRQYSFSTDYLGSAYSIGGQTVAGNYAYHINDVDQLTSSRINNAVKFSSASFYGVTFGAMYGFSNQAGAFAGTPNTTVGTTTVAGSSRAYSFGLNYKAGPLGVGAAYTDIHYPGASTPAFSTSIANIATGGAKDLRTFGVGANYTLGAATVFGLWTNTRFEPIAGASSKFNAYEIGGKYAVTPAITAGLGYTYMNLSDAFKGHWHQIDASADYALSKRTDVYLLAIYQKASGANNGVENQAQIGSATSYFGTSGAGENNQLAFRIGMRHKF
- a CDS encoding bifunctional aspartate transaminase/aspartate 4-decarboxylase translates to MSKSSKSGSDNGAAMSSLSPFELKDELIKAAGGGVVERPANVAMLNAGRGNPNFLATIPRHGFWQLGLFAMRESERSFAYMPEGIGGFPKHEGLEERFEIFARENRGTPGIDFLFGAVSYVRDQLGLNAGDFLYEMCEGILASNYPVPDRMLKLSEVIVGQYLRREMIGKYPFVGEFDLFAVEGGTAAMTYIFNTMRENFLIKQGDTIALGMPIFTPYIEIPHLNDYKLEVVNLNADVAQGWQYSKEELDKLRDPKIKAFFLVNPSNPPSVKMDDESLEYIAEIVKERPDLILLTDDVYGTFADDFVSLFALCPKNTILVYSYSKYFGATGWRLGTIATHRENVFDELLAALPAEQKAILHERYESITTEPESLKFIDRLVADSRTVALNHTAGLSTPQQVQMVLFSLFSLMDTPDAYKNALKRLIRNRKQALYREIGIPLEDGDANLVDYYTILDMEYLGERMHGREYVEWLMKNTKPGELLFRLAKEARVVLLPGRGFGTQHPSGRVSLANLNESDYMAIGRAIRRMMDEHVAQFQAQNGKKSK